From the genome of Streptomyces sp. WZ-12:
GGCACAGGACCTTGAGCTCCTAGAGTTGGAGGCCGACACAGTCGCGGCGATCCTCGTGCTCACCGCCCGCTTCCTGGACGCCGACAGCGAACCGTTGGAGTACGGCGTGGACTTGGGAGCTCCGGGCCGCACCCGTCGTACGACGTCAGAGATATAGCGATGACCACGGACAACCGTCTGAGCCCCGCGCCCCGCGCGATCCTCATGTCTGGCCTTCAGGGCGCTGGCAAAACCACCCTCGCCCGCGCCCTGGAGGAAGACGCCGGCTTCCGGCGTCTCTGCCCTGACGAGGAGATGTTCCGTCGTTACGGCCACTACGGCAGGGACTTCCCTCGCGGGCAGTTCAGGATCAGGGAGGCGCCCGTACTCAAGGACATCGCCCGTGAATTCCAGCAACTCTTGACGGCCGGACACGACACCGTGATCGACCACGGCTTCTGGACCCCGGACGAACGGGCCCAGTGGGCAGCGACCGCGATAGAGGCCGGCGGCGAGCCCGTTCTCGTCTACTTGCCTGTGCCGCATGAGGTGCGTTGGCACCGAATCCGGAAACGCAACGAGCAATCACTGTTCGACGCGAACAGCATCGAGTTCAGCGAGGAGGATCTGCTCAGGCACGCTGGCCGCTTCTGCCCGCCGACGGACGGTGAGCCGCACATCGTGTACGACGGTTGCCCGGAGAACGTGCTGGCCGCACTCCGCCGTGCACGCCCCTCGACGGATGGCGGTCGCCGGTGACGGTCATTCCCCAACGGAGATCGCGTGATGTATCTTTTTAGGGGCTGTTTTCTACGATGGAGGCCGCAATGTCGGATCCGCTGCGCCGAGTTGATGCTCTGGTGGATGCTGACACCTTGCCTCCGCCTCACGTTCGGCAGCAGCTACGAGTCGCCGCCGGGCTCACCCAGGCAGAAGTCGCCCACGCCATCGGCGTCCAGCGCGTCGCTGTCGCCCGATGGGAGGCCGGGCTCACCAAGCCCCATCGCGGCAATCGCCTGAAGTACGCGCACTTCCTCCGCCGGCTGGCCGAGAAATACCCGGCCGCAACACAGGAGGCACCCGGTGAAGACTGACCTCGTATCTGATTTCAGGCACGCCGACTCCACCTTCGGAATCGAGGGGGTCGGGGTGACCTAGGTGCCACCGGCCGCGCGCGCCAAATAAGCGGACTGCAATCCACTTCGGCCCCGCGCGGCCCTTCATGCCGACCAGATTCAACATCCAGGTCGGCCGCCCAGTCTCCGGTTCGCATCCGGCTCTGGGCTCTAGCTCATCGAGCTGGGTCTTCACATCACAGCACCACCAGGTCCGAGAGGACCAAGCAGCAACACACCGCAGCGGCCCCCCTGCAAGGGGGCTTCTGCACCAGCAACACAGCAGTGGCCCCTCTGCAAGGGGGCTGCTGTACCGCTCCGTTCCACCGGCCCCGGCAAGGGCCTTTGGAACATCCGTTCGAATCACCTCAAGGAAGGAAGGCCCGCCTCTGGTTCTTCGCCCGGTCGCCCGCTCCTCACGGAGGGGGCTCACCGCCGTCCATACGTGACCCGATCCCCGTGAGGGGGTCGGCCCTTG
Proteins encoded in this window:
- a CDS encoding AAA family ATPase, whose protein sequence is MTTDNRLSPAPRAILMSGLQGAGKTTLARALEEDAGFRRLCPDEEMFRRYGHYGRDFPRGQFRIREAPVLKDIAREFQQLLTAGHDTVIDHGFWTPDERAQWAATAIEAGGEPVLVYLPVPHEVRWHRIRKRNEQSLFDANSIEFSEEDLLRHAGRFCPPTDGEPHIVYDGCPENVLAALRRARPSTDGGRR
- a CDS encoding helix-turn-helix transcriptional regulator, translating into MSDPLRRVDALVDADTLPPPHVRQQLRVAAGLTQAEVAHAIGVQRVAVARWEAGLTKPHRGNRLKYAHFLRRLAEKYPAATQEAPGED